The proteins below come from a single Zhouia spongiae genomic window:
- a CDS encoding FecR family protein translates to MTEKEKAILLELIRKHLKGATTQQEDKKLINFYESFQDANDWANVEKGDKQALGDKMLRYIEKEIDKESTTIKRSKLVILNTKWWKYSAVASVVIGLGILSIFLLNKQGEDKESINTLTLAETRVEAGGDKAILTLENGDNVQLGKGKNYSTKTLKSNGEKIVYLSESDQNVDKTITYNMLTIPKGGQFVLNLSDSTKVWLNSDSKIKYPTRFEQGKDRVVELIYGEAYFDVSHSSKNGGTAFKVVNQLQEITVLGTEFNVKVYDDEPDIETTLVEGKVVAETDGNDIVLKPSQQLVFDKKKFTYAVNYVNTYDVMAWKTGVFSFNEITLDKIMKTLSRWYNVDIVFNNKRLEKESFSGVFRKNYSLNEILILMKQSNNIAYEIKDEIVYLK, encoded by the coding sequence ATGACAGAAAAAGAGAAAGCAATATTACTTGAATTAATTAGGAAACACCTGAAGGGAGCCACAACTCAGCAGGAAGATAAGAAGCTGATTAACTTTTATGAAAGTTTTCAGGACGCTAATGATTGGGCTAATGTTGAAAAGGGAGATAAGCAAGCCCTTGGGGATAAAATGTTACGGTATATAGAAAAGGAAATAGACAAGGAGTCAACAACAATAAAACGTTCAAAATTAGTAATTCTGAATACTAAATGGTGGAAATATAGTGCTGTGGCTTCTGTTGTAATAGGACTAGGTATCCTATCCATTTTCTTATTAAATAAACAAGGTGAGGATAAAGAAAGTATAAATACATTAACACTTGCAGAAACTCGCGTTGAAGCGGGAGGAGATAAAGCAATACTTACGCTTGAAAATGGTGATAATGTTCAGTTGGGCAAAGGGAAAAACTACAGCACAAAAACCTTAAAAAGTAATGGAGAGAAGATTGTCTATTTATCAGAATCAGATCAGAATGTAGATAAAACGATCACTTATAACATGCTTACAATACCAAAAGGCGGACAATTCGTACTAAACCTTTCTGATAGTACCAAGGTCTGGTTAAACTCTGATTCTAAAATAAAATATCCTACAAGATTTGAACAAGGAAAAGACAGAGTGGTAGAACTCATATACGGCGAAGCCTATTTTGACGTATCCCATAGCAGTAAAAATGGAGGGACTGCTTTTAAGGTAGTTAATCAATTACAGGAGATAACTGTACTAGGTACTGAGTTCAATGTAAAAGTTTATGATGATGAGCCTGATATAGAAACAACCTTGGTAGAAGGTAAGGTGGTTGCTGAAACTGATGGTAATGATATAGTCTTAAAACCTTCACAACAATTGGTTTTTGATAAAAAGAAGTTTACATATGCTGTGAATTATGTAAATACTTATGATGTTATGGCATGGAAAACAGGTGTGTTTAGTTTTAATGAAATAACATTAGATAAAATTATGAAAACGCTTTCGAGATGGTACAATGTAGATATTGTTTTTAACAATAAGCGGCTTGAAAAAGAAAGTTTTAGTGGTGTGTTCAGAAAAAATTACAGCCTGAACGAAATTTTAATACTCATGAAACAATCAAACAATATAGCCTATGAAATAAAAGATGAAATAGTATACTTAAAGTAG
- a CDS encoding RNA polymerase sigma factor, whose protein sequence is MKSIEDEKLLEDLKQDKREALTKLYRMYWDMLFISSYNILKDKEACEEIIQDTFINLWRNRKKLNVQVSFKSYLYASVRYQVFRFIKKRKETFLFEDEVGLENRFQYQSPENELIYEELVKQINSIVEKLPEKCKQVYLLSRNEQLSHKEIAASLKISTKTVENHITKALTILRGSLAIEAISIIMITILINNYLK, encoded by the coding sequence ATGAAATCTATTGAGGACGAAAAATTATTAGAAGATCTTAAGCAGGATAAAAGAGAGGCCCTTACCAAACTTTATAGGATGTATTGGGACATGTTATTTATATCTTCCTATAATATACTTAAAGACAAAGAAGCTTGTGAAGAGATTATACAAGATACATTTATAAACCTTTGGCGTAATCGCAAGAAACTTAATGTACAAGTATCTTTTAAAAGTTACCTATATGCGAGCGTTCGATATCAAGTCTTCCGTTTCATAAAGAAAAGGAAAGAAACTTTTTTGTTTGAAGATGAAGTAGGATTAGAAAATAGATTTCAGTACCAATCACCTGAAAATGAACTTATTTATGAAGAGTTGGTGAAGCAGATAAACTCTATTGTTGAAAAGTTACCTGAAAAATGTAAGCAAGTATACCTCTTAAGCAGAAACGAACAGCTTAGCCACAAAGAAATAGCAGCTTCTCTTAAAATTTCAACCAAAACAGTAGAAAATCATATAACCAAGGCCCTCACCATTTTAAGAGGCTCGTTAGCTATAGAAGCTATTAGCATCATTATGATTACAATACTGATAAACAACTATCTGAAATAA
- a CDS encoding thioredoxin family protein yields the protein MKKVCTAIVCFIGLVTIAQNHKIEFAEGNWKTHLSSAGKANKLIFFDAYTTWCGPCKAMAKNVFTQDAVANYFNTNFINVKYDMEKGEGITLKDKFGVSAFPTYLFINSEGTVVHKIVGSMTAGQFIREAKNALNPEHTIYGLAKSFEASGYSEASAIAYLDALDKAYESDRRSVVSKLYFDRLEKTSLLEEHNWKLALKYLNNPSSNAFSYLYANRSILTSTYDQNEVDRYFQQVFFSSVYRIKNAYAKNSGIKEAKENAQAIRKLLAENNDYSKGVLAKLDLIEYAAADRWDLYTKKVDEICADTWFYNKSYVAIEAANDLLSFEQENRYKKVLKWADIIRKRNPDLFTQIQLAELRKRVLKRQNKKRKAEVMAQKEKALRKEAAEKMIMTPPILKD from the coding sequence ATGAAAAAAGTATGTACTGCAATAGTGTGCTTTATAGGATTGGTTACTATTGCCCAAAACCACAAAATTGAATTTGCAGAAGGAAACTGGAAAACGCATTTATCGAGTGCCGGTAAGGCCAATAAACTTATCTTTTTCGATGCTTACACCACCTGGTGTGGTCCCTGTAAAGCTATGGCTAAGAATGTTTTTACTCAAGATGCAGTGGCAAATTATTTTAACACCAACTTTATTAATGTAAAGTATGATATGGAAAAAGGAGAAGGAATTACGCTAAAAGACAAATTTGGGGTAAGTGCTTTTCCAACTTACTTATTTATAAACAGTGAGGGAACGGTTGTACATAAAATTGTAGGCAGTATGACTGCCGGCCAATTCATAAGAGAGGCCAAAAATGCGCTTAATCCGGAACATACTATTTACGGATTGGCAAAGAGCTTTGAGGCTTCTGGTTATTCAGAAGCCAGTGCCATTGCGTATCTGGATGCGCTGGATAAAGCCTATGAGTCCGACAGGAGGAGTGTCGTATCGAAACTGTATTTTGACAGGCTGGAGAAAACTTCTTTATTGGAAGAACATAACTGGAAGTTAGCCCTTAAATATTTGAATAATCCGTCATCAAATGCTTTTTCCTATTTATATGCCAATAGGTCAATATTAACGTCAACGTACGATCAAAATGAAGTTGACAGGTATTTTCAGCAAGTCTTTTTTTCTTCAGTTTACAGGATAAAAAATGCGTATGCTAAAAATAGCGGAATTAAAGAGGCTAAAGAAAACGCCCAAGCCATAAGAAAACTGCTGGCAGAGAATAATGATTATTCAAAAGGAGTTTTAGCAAAATTAGACCTCATTGAATATGCTGCTGCTGACCGGTGGGATTTATATACAAAGAAAGTTGATGAGATCTGTGCTGATACCTGGTTTTATAATAAGAGCTATGTTGCCATAGAAGCAGCGAACGACCTGCTGAGTTTTGAACAGGAAAATCGATATAAAAAGGTTTTAAAATGGGCTGATATCATAAGGAAGCGTAATCCGGATCTCTTTACTCAAATTCAATTAGCCGAATTACGGAAAAGAGTTTTAAAGCGTCAGAACAAAAAACGCAAGGCAGAAGTCATGGCTCAAAAAGAGAAAGCCCTCAGAAAAGAGGCCGCAGAAAAAATGATAATGACACCTCCGATATTAAAAGATTAA
- a CDS encoding DUF2975 domain-containing protein, whose product MKKKSKSIAKILYLISRALALIYFIFLCYSLFCLLTGIHMKISGNGQTASILYPFSESTLLNLENHKSYLIFGFALPLLLYAFFFLVASDVFKVFTLERLFTKENIKYLRLFYSINLFLPLPISVLCSFFIEIPNGLWVLLLVHFILGVFIYFLTEIFTQGIGLQDEQDLYI is encoded by the coding sequence ATGAAAAAAAAATCAAAATCAATAGCTAAAATATTGTATCTGATATCAAGAGCTTTAGCTCTTATTTATTTTATTTTTCTCTGTTATTCTTTATTCTGCCTTCTTACCGGCATACATATGAAAATATCCGGCAATGGACAGACAGCAAGTATTCTTTATCCATTTTCCGAAAGTACTCTCTTGAACCTGGAGAACCATAAATCGTATCTCATCTTCGGCTTTGCGTTGCCCTTATTGCTTTATGCTTTTTTCTTTTTGGTGGCCTCCGATGTATTTAAGGTTTTTACTTTAGAAAGGTTATTCACCAAAGAAAACATAAAATATCTCCGGTTATTTTATAGCATCAATTTGTTTTTACCATTACCGATATCCGTTTTATGCAGTTTTTTTATTGAAATCCCAAATGGACTTTGGGTGTTATTATTGGTACATTTTATTCTTGGAGTTTTTATTTATTTTCTTACCGAAATTTTCACTCAGGGAATTGGTTTACAAGACGAACAAGATTTGTATATATAG
- a CDS encoding helix-turn-helix domain-containing protein yields the protein MAIVVNLDVMLAKRKMQSKELAERIGITTVNLSILKTGKAKGVRFETLDAICEVLDCQPGDILEHTK from the coding sequence ATGGCAATAGTAGTTAATTTAGATGTGATGCTCGCAAAGCGAAAAATGCAAAGCAAGGAACTTGCAGAACGAATTGGAATTACGACAGTTAACCTCTCCATACTAAAAACAGGTAAGGCAAAGGGGGTTCGGTTTGAAACACTCGATGCCATTTGTGAGGTTCTGGATTGCCAACCCGGAGATATCCTAGAACATACAAAATAA